In Phoenix dactylifera cultivar Barhee BC4 chromosome 11, palm_55x_up_171113_PBpolish2nd_filt_p, whole genome shotgun sequence, the following are encoded in one genomic region:
- the LOC103709530 gene encoding trihelix transcription factor ASIL2-like, translating to MDGRETALSRPPNPALPYREDCWSEGETSALVEAWGDRYLELNRGNLRQKHWQEVADAVNSRCSASASRRPPRTDVQCKNRIDTLKKKYKIEKARIASDGAATSQWAFYDRLDALIGSSVPAKKPSPPLALPLPYHRKGSPLPAATAAAAAAAASRPAEKRPVAALAVDDPSFFRRAAAAAAAESADDEEEEDSGSSARSSSRSGRGSRGAREGKGDGIRQLARAITRFAEIYERVERAKQRQMMELEKQRMEFAKGLEFQRMQSFVDSQVQLEKIKRAKRADVDYL from the coding sequence ATGGACGGGAGGGAGACGGCTCTGTCACGGCCGCCGAACCCGGCGCTGCCCTACCGGGAGGACTGCTGGAGCGAGGGGGAGACATCGGCGCTGGTGGAGGCCTGGGGCGACCGCTACCTCGAGCTCAACCGGGGTAACCTCCGTCAGAAGCACTGGCAGGAGGTTGCCGACGCCGTCAACTCCCGCTGCAGTGCCTCCGCCAGCCGCCGCCCCCCCCGCACCGACGTCCAGTGCAAGAACCGGATCGATACCCTAAAGAAGAAGTACAAGATCGAGAAGGCCCGGATCGCCTCCGACGGTGCGGCGACGAGCCAGTGGGCCTTTTACGACCGCCTCGACGCCCTCATCGGATCCTCCGTCCCGGCCAAGAAGCCATCGCCGCCGCTCGCCCTCCCGCTCCCCTACCACCGGAAGGGCTCCCCCCTCCCGGCCGCGacggcggcggcagcggcggccGCCGCCTCCCGCCCCGCGGAGAAGCGCCCGGTGGCCGCGCTCGCCGTCGATGACCCGTCGTTCTTCCGGAGGGCGGCCGCGGCTGCAGCGGCGGAGTCGGCGgacgacgaggaggaggaggactcgGGGTCGTCGGCGAGGTCGTCGTCGAGGTCTGGGAGGGGGTCGAGGGGGGCGAGGGAAGGGAAGGGGGACGGGATCCGGCAGCTGGCGAGGGCGATCACGAGGTTTGCTGAGATCTATGAGAGGGTGGAGAGGGCGAAGCAGCGGCAGATGATGGAGCTGGAGAAGCAGCGGATGGAGTTCGCCAAGGGGCTGGAGTTCCAGCGGATGCAGAGCTTTGTGGATTCCCAGGTCCAGCTGGAGAAGATCAAGCGAGCCAAGCGAGCAGATGTTG